The following are encoded together in the Babesia microti strain RI chromosome II, complete genome genome:
- a CDS encoding S1/P1 Nuclease (overlaps_old_locusTagID:BBM_II03140), whose protein sequence is MDFQTILLLVFPLIPLTWGYSDEGHMTIMAIAYSQLTESQKDKFNKVISSFQYDYPEMNDPIVQAAWFDFIKYEFPHPMDKTLHYEDMQIFGLFHFQNIPYCPEKDGNGNPIPNKYICNEKEGLKRPGSVAAMTHILRSLTVNEGDKKDVKGTCFSWSLQLRILTHVMGDLHQPLHNSDLTTKNFPNGTHGGNSIHAKYNFQCSLHYLWDNDFLTRKGQYPAFTPAEANDKAKILMDKYSKDFFGDRLKNELTGIGNFNKIAMESNEFSPIAYGEIPPTFGKDDIYTPSENYVKKCHEIIEKQLAVAGYRLGNLLAYLLDNMPDHIITMCEHNKNSNSSKSTLLYVLIPLLLFPIVLGSTIFFYKSRTSRRHM, encoded by the exons ATGGATTTTCAAACGATTCTTTTGTTAGTATTCCCTTTAATCCCATTAACTTGGGGCTATTCAGATGAG gGCCACATGACAATTATGGCAATCGCTTATTCACAGCTTACTGAATCACAGAAAGATAAGTTCAACAAGGTCATATCATCATTCCAATATGATTACCCAG AAATGAACGATCCAATTGTTCAGGCGGCTTGGTTCGATTTCATCAAATATGAGTTTCCTCATCCCATGGATAAGACACTACATTATGAGGACatgcaaatatttggattATTTCACTTCCAAAACATACCTTATTGTCCAGAAAAAGATGGCAATGGAAATCCTATAccaaataaatacatttgcAATGAGAAAGAGGGGCTTAAACGCCCGGGTTCAGTCGCTGCCATGACTCACATTTTAAGATCACTAACTGTTAATGAAGGCGACAAAAAAGATGTCAAAGGCACATGCTTTTCATGGAGTCTACAATTACGTATTTTAACCCATGTAATGGGGGATTTGCATCAACCTCTACACAATTCTGATCTTACTACTAAAAACTTTCCAAATGGCACTCATGGTGGAAATTCAATACatgcaaaatataattttcaatgcTCACTCCATTATTTATGGGACAATGATTTTTTGACGCGTAAGGGTCAATATCCTGCGTTTACACCAGCCGAAGCGAACGATAAAGCAAAGATTTTGatggataaatattcaaaggACTTTTTTGGCGATAGACTTAAGAACGAATTGACTGGTATaggcaattttaataaaattgcaatgGAATCAAACGAATTTTCCCCAATAGCATATGGAGAAATTCCCCCTACATTTGGAAAAGATGATATATACACTCCAAGCGAAAACTATGTAAAAAAGTGTCATGAGATAATTGAAAAGCAGTTAGCTGTTGCTGGGTATAGATTGGGCAATTTGTTGGCTTATTTGCTGGACAACATGCCAGATCACATCATTACTATGTGTGaacataataaaaattcgAATTCATCTAAATCTACGTTATTATACGTACTTATTCCTTTGTTATTATTCCCAATTGTTTTGGGATCTACTATTTTTTTTTACAAGTCCAGAACCTCACGAAGACATATGTAA
- a CDS encoding hypothetical protein (overlaps_old_locusTagID:BBM_II03125): MCNNIEPGDLLINRKRLLQLANEIISSRKQKCDISDLKTLVNDSISELEFCFDRALLERVLNQARIVLRQGPNDSVALLVEKFIQSFMNKTTENNEKLFMKEIKHLLDFKWPICDSNMETCSFPKQLDDLALQLINNNNKLAEYGK; this comes from the exons atgtgtaataatatagaaCCCGGTGATTTACTTATTAATAGAAAACGACTACTACAATTAGCCaatgaaataatatctTCTAGAAAACAAAAATGTGACATATCAGACCTAAAAACTCTAGTAAATGACTCAATTAGTGAGTTGGAATTTTGTTTCGATAGGGCTTTACTTGAGCGAGTATTGAATCAGGCTAGAATTGTTCTAAGGCAGGGCCCGAATGATTCTGTTGCCTTATTGGTGGAGAAATTCATCCAATCATTCATGA ATAAAACAACCGAAAACAATGAGAAACTTTTCATGAAAGAGATAAAACACCTGCTAGATTTCAAATGGCCTATATGTGATTCAAACATGGAAACCTGTAGCTTTCCAAAACAATTAGACGATTTGGCGctacaattaattaacaacaataacaaattaGCAGAATATGGTAAATGA
- a CDS encoding conserved Plasmodium protein, unknown function (overlaps_old_locusTagID:BBM_II03130) yields MEGLINFTKILHRRNCVLTPVFTQYLDRSQFNTIYSRVYNKYMLHPRGDVSFSSRATKNSQKISDTKKNDIKNGNKSSFQSNYKNQIKGDVKSELQDVKCDASTRRTMEMEKFKVKVSEKSQKFKLFALLTFKKYGKLGAITYFGVYLTTLAGFTIASYNGFLSSEDIKKGLKLLHMEHIKCPDLDGKFGRFLVAYVACKMAEPIRLVATIIIVTLVSRIMSIRAIKGTLAK; encoded by the coding sequence ATGGAGGGCTTAATCAACTTTACTAAGATTTTACATAGAAGAAACTGTGTACTTACACCAGTTTTCACACAATATTTAGACCGCAGtcaatttaatacaatatattcGAGGGTatacaacaaatatatgCTACATCCGCGTGGTGATGTCAGTTTCTCTTCCAGAGCCACCAAGAATtcacaaaaaatatctgATACCAAGaaaaatgacattaaaAACGGTAATAAAAGTAGTTTCCAAAGTAATTACAAGAATCAAATAAAAGGCGATGTGAAAAGTGAGTTACAAGATGTTAAATGTGATGCTTCCACGAGAAGGACTATGGAAATGGAAAAATTTAAAGTTAAAGTCTCAGAAAAGTCGCAAAAgttcaaattatttgccCTGTTAACCTTCAAAAAGTACGGAAAACTTGGAGCAATTACCTATTTCGGAGTATACTTAACAACACTAGCCGGGTTCACCATCGCATCTTACAATGGATTTCTCTCCAGTGAAGACATTAAAAAGGGGCTAAAATTGTTGCATATGGAACATATAAAGTGTCCAGATTTGGATGGTAAATTTGGCAGGTTTTTGGTGGCTTATGTTGCATGTAAAATGGCAGAGCCCATTAGACTCGTTGCAACTATCATCATAGTGACACTTGTGTCTAGGATCATGTCAATTAGGGCCATAAAAGGAACATTGGCCAAATGA
- a CDS encoding conserved Plasmodium protein, unknown function (overlaps_old_locusTagID:BBM_II03135), with protein sequence MRRMIYSLSYLELLDSLKKINAVLSLSPSPKPEVIIDSLMRLSQILSVNDEYREFLYDYFCENNLFGKVANLVSNDDKNIKVQMLQTISIIIKNQTSNIWLYYIFGNKGLDRIVNDQHLYEDDDLVAWASSLLKMLSFLLDGTTIKFFINPVKNDGEFPLFTQTLKLINHYDSMVRSHARICTLNILRVKDTLIDNFISHNIQTFYVLPNYLFECWETINDKVDINSMSNMSGVAASLIEAEDYLLYLNDLFSIDFTKSKHLLNYIKNECFDKLIDIINMPFTETYHTSRDNIILLDNMHLSDEASKFKKDARSHTINLTLDTGTTYNMSDIVHEVIQANTPSSISSLFLPPSAGDELLPCDESTYRDSYTPEDLTIEEHTSDVKRTFHPLTAAYIFTQILKMEKDKKCTNLSQCFEDLRGVKFFNKIRPFLNQIFASKYESVDSSLLILLEFINAKIDEIAANELEQIILIFVNMWKLVSDIMDWNNLTNIKLRIITLRNLTSLTLQLNAVNRIISLIPHVKMEEVFLFEHLSIIWDEWMIFKSTCDSHCNIGYQALFIPRFRTFGSIMIQFGKKVDLEVEGVRTSNFIPPYYLLPASPVDIFRYSLQVALLFSMLKKLAYKLSSLKQIFECCPLVMDNWNIGFMFGGNLKISPPNLSPSKILRLGDKINLSNSIICRLDTKTKTYRYFIANDMLFILASSDKQSRTEFDGLSSEEDAWGEITCLHPLWNITIKEFGKNSLTARILSTPGTSPKLTQKRQKYYDRERITGTTGCPPALVKYQLILHFDELESRDQMIQHVSKAYDRLIENCQESFNFYMNCEAIIE encoded by the exons ATGAGAAGGATGATATATTCACTTTCATATTTAGAACTCCTAGATTCTCTAAA GAAAATAAACGCAGTATTGTCACTTAGCCCTTCACCCAAACCAGAAGTTATTATTGATTCCCTCATGCGCTTATCACAAATCCTTTCCGTAAATGATGAGTATAGGGAATTTTTATATGA TTACTTCtgtgaaaataatttgtttggcAAGGTCGCAAATCTAGTGTCGAATGAtgacaaaaatattaaggTACAGATGCTGCAGACGATAAGcattattatcaaaaatcagacatcaaatatttggTTAT attatatttttggcaACAAAGGACTAGATAGGATAGTTAATGATCAACATTTATACGAAGACGACGATTTGGTTGCATGGGCAAGTTCACtcttaaaaatgttatcaTTCTTACTGGATGGGACCACAATCAAGTTTTTCATTAACCCTGTAAAA aATGATGGTGAATTCCCACTTTTCACTCAAACGCTAAAGTTGATTAATCACTATGATTCAATGGTCCGTTCACATGCTAGAATTTGCACTCTCAACATACTAAGAGTGAAAGACACGCTAATTGATAACTTTATTTCACACAATATTCAAACATTCTATGTTCTACCCAATTATCTTTTCGAATGCTGGGAGACCATCAACGATAAAGTTGATATAAATTCCATGTCAAACATGTCTGGAGTCGCAGCTTCATTGA TTGAAGCGGAGGATTATTTACTGTATTTGAATGACTTATTTTCAATAGATTTCACTAAATCAAAACATTTGCTCaactatattaaaaatgaatgtTTTGACAAACTAATTGacataataaatatgcCATTCACTGAAACTTATCATACCAGTCGCGATAATATCATATTATTAGACAATATGCACTTATCAGACGAAGCATCTAAGTTTAAAAAAGATGCTCGCAGtcatacaattaatttgactCTGGATACTGGCACGACTTATAATATGAGTGATATTGTACATGAAGTAATTCAAGCAAACACCCCTTCATCGATTTCTTCCCTATTCTTACCCCCTTCTGCGGGAGATGAACTGCTACCTTGCGATGAAAGCACTTATAGAGACTCATATACCCCGGAAGATTTAACTATTGAGGAACATACATCTGACGTCAAGAGGACATTTCACCCACTTACAGCTGCCTACATTTTTACACAGATCCTCAAAATGGAGAAGGATAAAAAATGTACCAATCTAAGCCAATGCTTTGAAGATTTAAGAGGcgttaaattttttaacaaaattagGCCATTTCtcaatcaaatatttgccTCAAAATATGAATCTGTCgattcatcattattaatattgcTAGAATTCATAAATGCTAagattgatgaaattgctGCAAATGAATTGGAACAGATAATACtcatatttgtaaatatgtgGAAGTTAGTGTCTGATATTATGGATTGGAACAACCTCACCAACATAAAACTCCGCATTATAACTTTGCGTAACCTAACATCACTAactttacaattaaatgcCGTGAATCGGATTATAAGTCTAATACCACATGTGAAAATGGAAGAAGTATTTCTATTTGAACATTTGAGTATTATTTGG GATGAATGGATGATCTTTAAATCAACATGTGATTCCCATTGCAATATTGGATACCAAGCATTGTTTATCCCTCGTTTTAGAACGTTTGGCTCTATTATGATACAATTTGGCAAAAAAGTTGACTTGGAGGTGGAGGGGGTGAGGACAAGTAACTTTATTCCTCCGTATTACCTTTTGCCAGCATCACCAgttgatatatttagatacaGCTTGCAG GTAGCATTGCTATTTTCtatgttaaaaaaattggcTTACAAACTGAGTAGCTTAAAGCAAATATTTGAGTGTTGTCCATTGGTTATGGACAACTGGAACATAGGTTTTATGTTCGGGGGAAACCTAAAAATATCCCCACCAAATTTGTCACCTAGTAAAATTCTTAGACTGGGCGATAAAATAAACTTGTCTAATTCAATCATTTGCAGGTTGGATACTAAGACAAAAACGtatagatattttatcgCAAACGATATGCTATTCATTCTTGCTTCATCTGATAAACAATCAAGAACTGAATTTGATGGGTTGTCTAGCGAAGAAGATGCTTGGGGGGAAATAAC CTGCTTACACCCTCTTTGGAACATCACAATTAAGGAGTTTGGGAAAAATTCGCTAACTGCACGCATACTATCCACTCCAGGAACATCCCCGAAACTTACACAAAAAAGACAGAAATATTACGATAGGGAAAG AATTACTGGTACAACTGGCTGCCCACCTGCTTTGGTCAAATACCAATTAATTCTGCATTTTGACGAGTTGGAATCAAGGGATCAGATGATACAGCATGTGTCTAAAGCGTATGATAGATTGATAGAGAATTGTCAAGAAAGTTTCAATTTCTATATGAATTGTGAAGCTATAATTGAGTAA
- a CDS encoding DnaJ protein, putative (overlaps_old_locusTagID:BBM_II03130), which translates to MQSNLSGQNTGIATGEEYLIRRDIIYRQCGQFNYYDALELTPSCSQNDIKKQYYKLAKLLHPDKSKTIDFSDAMSYITTAYDVLSDECLRAYYDYDNGLYIGGEIGKSSCLERVKSAVAAKRNAYLSKKIDSYWEYVADRWENGGLIIKKALYGDLSDPSKAIDVTVALQEMIENDELHINENEIVSFHTLPGFFTEIHDTFNTQLYILYIYMRCVHETTVANYSRINLPLKEHKVYFGYIRGPNNFLFDVWPKDKLEATAQMANIISSFTSPYITALTLGLALFMLHKRLKQ; encoded by the exons ATGCAGAGTAATTTATCGGGTCAAAATACAGGAATAGCCACTGGCGAAGAGTACTTAATACGCCGGGATATAATTTATCGTCAATGCGGTCAATTCAACTACTACGACGCCCTAGAACTTACGCCTAGTTGCTCTCAGAATGATATCAAAAAGCAGTATTACAAACTGGCTAAATTGTTACACCCGGATAA AAGCAAAACCATTGACTTCTCCGATGCTATGAGCTACATAACTACTGCCTATGATGTGCTATCGGATGAATGTCTGAGGGCCTACTATGACTATGATAATGGGCTATACATAGGGGGAGAAATAGGGAAATCATCTTGTTTAGAGCGGGTTAAATCGGCAGTTGCTGCCAAAAGGAATGCCTATCTATCCAAAAAG ATCGATTCATACTGGGAATACGTTGCAGATAGATGGGAAAATGGAGgattaataatcaaaaagGCGCTATATGGTGATCTAAGTGACCCAAGTAAGGCAATAGATGTAACTGTTGCGCTTCAG GAAATGATTGAAAATGACGAATTGCATATAAATGAGAATGAAATCGTATCTTTTCACACATTGCCAGGGTTTTTCACTGAA ATACACGATACTTTTAACACGCAGctttacatattatatatatatatg AGGTGTGTCCACGAAACGACCGTTGCCAATTACTCCAGAATAAATTTACCCCTAAAAG aacATAAAGTCTATTTTGGATACATTAGAGGACCTAACAATTTCCTATTTGATGTATGGCCCAAAGATAAATTGGAGGCAACTGCCCAAATGgccaatataatatcaagCTTCACCAGCCCATATATCACAGCACTAACACTTGGTTTGGCACTGTTTATGTTACATAAAAGATTGAAACAGTAA